From Pedobacter aquae:
AATTTACAAAAAAATTATTTCTTTTTCATCCAAATGGAAGTGCCACCTCCATTTAAACCTGTCATTACGATGGTTGATGTTTTTCTCTTCTCCCAGTCTCTCTCTCTGGATACGTGTAGTTTATCAATAAATAAACCACCTGCCCATCTTAACTCTAACCAAGGAGCAGTATAAGTCCATGTGTTATTAGGGTCTCCGTTGATTCGGCCATCCGCACCTAAAGTAGTTTGAAAAGCATTGTTGTATTGAGGGTCTAATTGTTCATTTGCATAACCAGGTACTACACTATAGCCTTGTACAATTTGCTCGTAATCTCCGGCAATTTCTTCGGCTGTAACAGGTGTATTAGGCACATTAGCGTATCGTTGTGGAGAAACAATTGGCCAACCGTCTTGAGTCCAGAATATTTTACGAACATGTAAAACCATAAAGGCTAAATCAACCCCTGGTCTACCTTGATGTGCCATAAAATAATTATCGCCATCTTTAAAAACAGAACAATGAGATACACCAGCCCAACCACCATGATCCATAAATTTATATGGAGCTAAAATCATTGGTCCATTATCTGCTGCGTTATCTACGTTAACACCATTCCAATCTAAAAAAGGTCCGGTTGGACTGTTTGAGCGAAATACCCTAACATTGTATTTAGTAGCCAACCAATCATAAGCAACAAACAGGTAATACATATTAGTTTGAGGGTTAAAGATGATCTCTGGCGCTTCTAAATTACCATTAAAAATATTATTGGTTCTGCCTCTTCTTACAATTCTAACACCTTTATCATTAGAAGCTAAAGCCAGGCCTGTTTGAGGGTTTAATTGTACCTCGTATAACCCATCCCAAGCAGAACCGTAAACCATCCAGTGTTGGCCACTTGATGTAACTACTACAGATGGATCTATAGCATTTGTACCTGGACCAGAATTGGTTGAGGTAACAGCCAAACCTCTTTCTACCCAGGGACCTTCTAATGATGATGAGGTAAGTAAACCAATAGCACTTGTTCTGCCCTCTCTAGGGGCTAAAGAATAATACAATCTAAACTCCGAACCTACTTTCATGATGTAAGGAGCCCAAATACCATCTACTGGCTCTGCACCATTTGCTTTTATATAACTTACAGCTTGAGATGGTAGGCCATTAATAGCCCAACCTATATACTTCCAATCTACAAGATCTCTAGATTTACGTACCATGATACCCGGTTTTACAGGTGCTCCATAGGCAACATCAGTACTAAAACTATAAAACCACTCTCCTTCTTTAATAATGGAAGGGTCATGTGCATTGTAAGGCCCCCATTGACGATAAAATGAAGGTGAAGCTATATTACCATAAGTATCAAGTATATTATTGATGTTAAAAGGTTTTTCTGCGAAAATACCTGGATCAACCTCTGTTAGAGGTTCTACATCTTTTTTGCAACTTCCCAACATCAATACTATTGATGTTGAAAGCATTATATTTTTTATAGTTTGGTTTATCATTTATTTATCTATTAAGATTTCGCTATCGATTAATTTGCAGGATTACGTGAAAGATTCTTGTTTGCTGCCAATTCTGATTCTGGAATAGGTAAATACTCGTTACCCGGAGTCCAAGTATTGAAATCAGTATCATGCGCCTTTAACATTTCTAGTTTAGTTGGGTTATACAACCATCCCCATCTAATGATATCATTGATTCTTTGACCCTCGATAGAAAACTCTAAAGCTCTTTCATGGAAAATTTGCTCACGCATTTGATCTCTGTTCATTCCTGGTTTAACGGTAGCAAGGTTTGGTAATCTTGCTCTATCACGTACCGTTTGGATTAAAGGATAAGCCTCGGCAGTTCTGTTTAGCTCGTTTAAAGCTTCAGCGTACATTAATAGAACATCTGCATAACGTATAATTCTATAATTTATACCACCACCTTCAAAAGTTTCAAAAGGCACACCTAAACCATCGTAAGTGTATTTTCTAGGATAAATTCTGTCTAGTGGATGTGGCCAATTTACACCATAAGCCATGGTAGAATTATCTGCTGGCTCATAAGATGCTATGGTAGCAAGTAAACGTGGGTCGCTTTTATTGTCTACTGTTTTTTCTAATTTAAACTCATCGTAAATCCAACGGGTTGGTAAATAATCAGAGAAGCCTTTGCCATCCATACCGTAAGTGATAGAAACCGCAGAAAACTGACGCCAGTTCGCATTAGGCTCGCCTGTCCAGTTTGGGACAGAACCACCGCTTGCGCTAAATTGCACTTCAAATAAAGACTCTGCATTATTCTCACCAACATCTCTAAAATTATCGCGGTAATTTGGCATTAAACTATAAGCTCCCTGTAAAGGTGCTACAAAGAATTTAGCAAATTCATTAGCTGCTTTTTGCCAATCTTTTCTATATAAATAAGATTTACCCAACATACCTGTTGCTGCCCCTTTAGTGGCTCTACCTTTTTGTCCTCTATCTGGTCCATCAACCGTATCATAAGAAACGGGTAACATATTTGCGGCTGTACCAAAATCGCTAAAAATTTGGTTCCAAATGGCGTCTTCCGTTGCTGTAGACGGGAAATAATCATTTTGATCTTTTGGGGGCGTGATAATTAGTGGTACCTCTTTAAAGGTAGTTGCTAAATTATAATAAGCTAGACCTCTTAAGAAATATGCTTGACCCATAATTCTTGATTTAGAAATATCATCAACAACAGAAGCATCCATAGCGCCAACATTAGCAATAACTTGGTTAGCTCTATAAACAATCATATAAAGATCTCTCCATATCCACTGTACTGGTGCAGAATTATTGGGAATGATAAATTTACCTGCTTGCTCTAAATCTGGCCAAGGGCTGTCGCCTCTAAAATCATCTCCTCTACTATCTGTTAGACCAGGAAAAGAACGCTGGTAAGTACCATCAGTAATTAAAGCATTATAAACTCCGGTGATGGCAGCAAATGCGTGGTCTTTAGTTTTCCAATAACTTGCCGCAGTTGGACCATTAGGGTTGACTAAATCTAATTTTTTATCGCAGGCTGTTAGGAAAGCCAAAACTATTATACAGTATTTAAAATTTTTCATCTTTCTTGCTTTTAATATTCATTCAATTAATTAAAAACCAACTTGTACACCAAGCATTATTGTTCTGGGTCTAGGAAAAGAACCATTGTCAAAACCAGGCTCAAAAACTCCGGCAGTAAAATCAGGATTGTAGGCTTTATACTTTTGAAAAGTGTATAAATTTTGAGCTGTTGCATAAAGTCTTGCATTAGAAATACCTTTTATGAATGATTTTGGTAAAGTATAACCTAAAGAGACGGTATTGATTCTTACAAAAGTTCCGTCTTGCAACCAGCCTTCACGATTAGAGTTTCTACTGTTTTGGTTAACATCATTCCAATCTAATCTTGGAATATTAGTATTGGTATTAATTGTTGTCCAACGGTTAAGCATATCTTCATGGTAATTAGCATCGCCACCGGTATGCATTAAATCTCTGTACAATCTGCTATTGATCAAAAATTTTGCACTTCCTGATAAGAAAACAGTAAAGTCAAATCGCTTATAAGATGTGCCGATATTTAAACCATAAGTATAACGAGGGATACCACTACCTAAATAAGTTCTATCATCTTCATTGATGATACCATCATCGTTTAAATCTTTAAATCTGATATCTCCAACAGTTGTTCCTGGAAATTGCGTAGCATGATTATCAACTTCTGCCTGGGTTTGGAAAATTCCATCAGCCACCCAGCCATAGTGTCTACCAACCTCGCCACCAATTTCTGTATAAGAACCTATTCCTTCTCTAAATTGAACATCATTACCTAATGATAAAACTTTGTTTTTAATAGTAGTGAAGTTGGCCGTAATATCATATTTGAATTCGCCAGTCATTTTACGATAAGTAGCGCTTAACTCTACCCCTCTGTTTCTCAAAGCCCCAGCGTTTACGATAGGAAAACTATTGATAGATCCTACCGAAGCTGGAATTGGAATACCTACCAAAATATCAGAACTTGTACTATTATAGTATTCTGCAGATAAATCTAATTTTCCGCTAAATAAAGTTGCATCTATACCTATATTTGAAGTTTCTCTTTCTTCCCATTTAATGGTTTCAGATACTACATTAGTTTGTAAACCACCAAGTACACGAACATCATTAAAAGTATAAACGATATTAGGGTTTATAGATGCAAAATATAAGTAGTTAGGAATATTTTCATTTCCTAAACGACCCCAGCTTGCTCTAATCTTTAAATCGGATACTAAAGATTTTGGAAGTTTAAAGAAAGATTCTTCACTAATTTTCCATCCTAAAGCTACAGAAGGGAAATTGCCATAACGGTTTGCTTTAGCAAATCTTGATGAACCATCTCTTCTTAAAGTAGCGGTAAGTAAATATTTATTGTCATAATTGTAGTTAAGTCTACCTAAATAAGATGCTATGGTATGATATGCTTCAAATGCAGATGAATTACTTGTAGACCCATTTGCTAAAGTGGGAAAATATGGTTTTACAAAACCTTCTGCATAAGCAAATTTAGTTAGTGCTAAATCTCTTTGATACATTTGCCCCGCTAATAAAGCTACTGTGTGTTTGCCAAATGTTTTATCGTAACTTAGAGTGTTTTCTATAAGTGTACTTCCGTATGTTCTAGAGTTATCTGTTAATCTGGCATTAACATTTTGGAAGAAATAGCCTAGATCAAAGGTTGGGATAAAGCCATTATCACGGGCAAAAACTCTATCATAGCCAACATTAAGTTTATATTTTAAACTATGACCATTACTTTTTAAAAGTTGTAACTCGCCAAATATGGTACCAAACATTCTATCAACATCAGTTTTATTAGTAACTAAACTGTTGTAACCAATGCCGTTTAAAGAAATAGCGTCTTCGCGATTTTGAAGTGTACCACCAAAGCCACCATCAACAGTAGGGTCATATAACGCCATGGTTGGTATAGCAAAAACTAAATCGTTAATTAAAGGCGGACGAGCACCTAAGAGTACACCATCACTATTGGTTAATGTGTTCTCATTAGAGCGGGTATAGTTAAATGTTTGCCCAATTTTAAATATTCCTTTTTCTGCCATGGTATTTACCCTAGCAGTGTATCTTTTATAAGTTGGGCCATTACCTACGAAAGTTCCGTTATTATCAAAAAGATCTAGAGATACATTGTAGGTTGTATTATTACCACCACCAGAAAAGTTCACATAATGGTTTTGTCTGTTCCCTGTTTTTAAACCTTCTTTTTGCCAGTCTGTATCAATATTTGTAATGTATCGGTTTGAATTAGGGTCGTTAGCCGGGGCTAGAGGCTTACCTGCATTAAATCTTGCTTCGTTATTTAAAGCTTGATAGTTTGCCCTGCCCGTTACAGGCATAATTTGCCAAACTTCATCAACACCGTAATAACCTGCGTATTCTACTTTTAAAGGAGAATTTTTCTTTCCTTGTTTAGTAGTAATGATAACAACCCCGTTTGCTGCTCTTGAACCATAAACAGCACCGGCAGAAGCATCTTTTAATACTTGAACGCTTTCTATATCATTAGGGTTAAAATCTCTAGGTACACCATTGATTGGTACTCCGTCTATAACATATAGTGGGTCTGAGTTTCCAAAAGTGCCAATACCCCTTATTCTTACTTGCGGGAAGGCTCCAGGCTGCCCATCGCTGTTTACAGCAACACCAGAAACACGACCTTGTAAAAGTTGCCCAACATCATTTGATGAAACTTGAAGCATATCATTCGTATTCACAATAGCTACAGAACCTGTGATATCGGCTTTTTTCTGCGAACCGTAACCCACAACAACAACTTCGTTTAAGGTTTTAGAGTCATCTATAAGTGTTATATCTACACTTTTTTGATTGTTTACAACAATTTCTTGGCTAGTAAAACCAATAAAACTAAATACCAATACAGTACCGGTATTGGGTATATTGATAGCGTACTTACCATTAATATCGGTTGTAGTACCTGTTGTTGAACCCTTTATGCGTACACTTACGCCTGGTAAGGGCATTCCAGCGGCATCAACAACTTTCCCTGTAATAGCAATATCTGCTAAATTTTTCTTGTTTTTGTAAATGATGTACTGGCTTTCTTTTACCTTCTCATAATTAAGATCAAACGGACTTAATAATTGTAATAAAACTTGCTCTAGAGGGTTGCTTTCTTTGACAATACCTACTTTAACAAGTTTATCTTTTAATAATTTGCTATCGTAGTTGAAACGAACTTTATATTGTTCTTCCAAATATTTTAGCATGGTTGATAATTGCTGCCCCTGCTCCCCAACAGGTTTAGTTGAATCTACTCTGGTACTACTGCTTGCATAAGCGTAGGTTTTAGAATAGGCAATGGGTTGTGAATAGCCATTCTCTGCTATCTGCAACACCGCAAAAATTCCTAGTATAAAACTTCTCATTTTTTAGATTTATTGGTTATTGGATTAGTTATTTATAATTAAGTTATTCTCTTGTTTTTGTATACTGATATTGAACGTTTTTTGAAGTATGGTAAATAATAAATTGATGTTTTCTGTATTTGCAGTACCTGTGAAAGTAAGGTTGGCTAATTCTTTATTAACAAATTTCACTTTGTAACCATAATTATCTTCTAATAGCTGGGCAATCTCTTCCAGACTTGTATCTTCAAAAACCAGTTCTTTATTTACCCAAGCGCTAAATACTTTTGTTTTAACTGCTTTTTTAACAAAAGCTTTGTTGTTAGATGAGAAATCTACCAACTCACCCGGTTTCATATCAACTTCTTGATTTTTTTCTTGACGTAAGAATAGCTTAACCTTACCCGAGTTTAGGACTACTCTGGTTTTGCTAACTCTGGCATTTACATTGAATTTGGTGCCTAAAACTTGTACATCTAAATCATTGGTATGAACTATAAATTTTTGATGATTGGCTGTATGTGTAACCGAGAAAAAGGCCTCGCCTTCTAACCAAACTTCTCTTGGTGATTGCTCGTCCCAATCATCAGCAAAAGAAACGGAAGAGTTAGCATTTAAAACCACGAAAGAGCCATCTGGCAATTGTATTTTTTGATTTTCTGCGTATTGTGTAGAAATACTAACCTTCTGATTAAGCAGAAAAAACAGGAGAGACACTACTATACCAAAGCCTACAAACACAGCAGCAGCTTTTTGCCATGTTTTAATTAAGCTTAATTTATGACCTACCGCATTTTGTCTAGCTTTTTCTTGATCAAAAGCATCATTGCTAGCTTCTATCCTTCTCCATAAATCATTTAACTCATCTTGTATAGGTTCATCAACATCCTTAACTAATTCTAAAATAATAGCTTTAGCTTGCTCTAGCACCAGTTGGTTTTCTTCACTTTTTGCAGCCCAGTTTACCCAAAAATTTCCATCTACAGTATCAGGGTCTTTAACCCACGAAATAAATTTGGCATCTAGTATTAAATCTTCTAAAGTGATGTATGGAGCATTCATGTTCTAATAATTGGCTAATGGCTTTGTTACTATTAGACATGAAGAATGATTTTTTACCAAAGAATTTTCAATTTTTTTAAAAAAAATTGAAAAGCCTTTTAAATGCTATTTAAGGCAGGTAAAAAATCATAAGAATGGCAGCGCCAGCCATTTGATTTTTTAAAATTTGGATGGCATTAAAAGTAGTATTATAAATGGTACGTATAGAAACCGACATGATTGCAGCTACTTCTGCCGGACTTAAGTTATTATAATAAAGTAAAAAGATAACTTCTTTTTGTTTATGACTTAGACTTTTTAAAGCATCAAGAAGTTTCTTCTTATTTTCTGTATCTAGTTCTTTTAAAACTAAAACATCTTCATTAGAAGGCGCTAAACCAAAATCTAGCTCACTTAAGCTTTCTTCTTGTATAAACTTTGCAGTCTTACTATGCTCTCTTAAAATTTTGTTTCTTAAAGATTTTACCAAATAGTTTTTAACAGAAGCAGGAACAGATAGATTCTCTTTATTTTTCCAGATGGATGTGAATAAATCATGAATGGCATCTTTAACCAATTCTTTATCGGTACTGATTTTACAGCCATATCTAAATAAGAGTGCCGAGTATGTTTTATAGAAATGCGCATAAGCTAATTTATCTCCTTCCTTGAATTTAATCCAAAGAACAAGTTCATTATCTACCTCTACAAATTTAAATCTTCCTTCTACCTTCATCTAGTAAACCGAAAAAACAAATACTTTATATAAAAAGACTGAAAATAAAATACGAATGGTACGTTTCAGTTATAATTGGTTACTCAATAATAAGTAAAATATTTTAAAATGTTAAATACACACTTATTTATTTTTTTATTTTCTTCTCTTGATGATACATAAGTATAAGATATTAAGCTTAGGTGTTTCGGTTTGTGGTTTAATAAAGGCTTTTCTAAAGTAAAAACTACATTTATGAAGCGTATCCTGCCCCATCATGATGAAAAAAAACTATAAAGAAGGTCTTAGTGTAACATAAAAAGGAACAGCATGGTGCTCTTGATTATTGGTTTTAATCATTTCGGCGGTTAAATTCCCCATCAATTTAAAATCTGTAGAAATGGTGGTAATACCGTTTAATAAAAGTTTTTTAAGTGGTGTTTCATTGTAGGATATTAAACCTACATCTTTACCTAATACTAAATCCAAGGAGATGATTTTTTCTATCAAGGTTACCAAATCATCCTCCATTAAATTGATATAAACTTCGCCAGCGCTAATAGGTTCTAACTTAATATCGCTTACGATAACATGATTAAAAGCATATTGCTGGCAAAATCTAATAAAACCGTGAACTATTTCTTTTGGGAAATAACTCTTCTTAGGAAACAGTAATTTTAGGGTATTGTATTTACTTAACTGCTCATTTAACTCGGTTAAAGCATTATAAATATCCTTCTCGAAATTCTCATAAACTGCCCCATAAGAACCTTCTACACCATTTACCTTTTTATCTATGAGTATCAATTTTTCTTTGGGTAACTGATTGATGATTTCATAAGCATTCTCGCCACCTTCTAAAAAATGGGGAGCTATTACGAAATGAGAATAATCTGTTCTTCTGTTTAGGATGAGCTTTTTAAAGATGGTAAAATCGTTATTATAGATATAAAAATCTACAGCAGCATCTGGACCTAAAGCGGCTACAAATGCATCGTAAATCATTTTTTTATGTACCGATAACTTATTAAAGAGTAAGAATACCTTTATTTTCTTTTTAAAGTTTGCATTACCAACATAATAACCTCTACCCGGTACGGATACAATAACGCCTAGCTTCTTTAGGTATTTGTAACCTCTTTCTGTGGTGTCTCTTGATATTTCTAAAACATAGCTTAACTCGTTAATAGAGGGCAAAACATCATCTTTCTTTAAATGATTATTTTCTATAGCAGAGATAATAGCATTACTCAGCTGCAAATATTTCGGCGTAGCAGAGTATTCATCTACCTGAAGAAATTTATATAAGTCGGTTGGTTTCATATTTATTCTACCATTTTAACATGTATCAACTTTTGCAATTCTTCTTCGGTGATGTTTAAAATGGAGCCATGTCTAATCCCTTTAGGCAGGCTTATTTTAGCAGATATATCTTCCCAGTTTTCTAAATCTCTAGAGCTTAAAGCTCCGTATTGTTTTAAGGTATATTTATCAAAATAAACTATCCAATTACCTTGGTGTTTAAAAGCGGTTGGCCCTTCTGCCCAATAATTGCCTGTAAAAGGTTTACTGGCTGCACTGTAAGGACCGTTTATTTTCTTGCTGTAAGCTATTTTTAAATTCTTTTGAACAGGCTCTCGTGTTTCATCTTTTAGAAACATGACATAACGCTTTCCATCTTTTACAATAGAAGCATCAATAACATTAAAACCGGGCTCGTATAATAAACGTGTTGGGCTAAAAGTTTTAAAGTCTTTAGTTAAGGTGTAGTACATGCGGTGATTATAACCACTTTCTTTTTCTGATGCTGTTTCTAAAAACTTACCTTTTATGGTTGTTGCCCAATAAATCATGTATTGCTTTTTCTTAGCATCGTATGTAATTTCTGGTGCCCAACAGTTTCTAGCGCCTTCTTCATGTGCCATAACCGGAATAGCTATTTGCGGAGACCAATAAATTAAATCTGTTGATGATGCATAACCGATAGTTTTATCTGTCCAACTAACTGTCCAAACCATATGAAACTTACCATCTGCCCCTCTGATGATGCATGGATCACGCATCAATTTATCTTTAGAGACTTCTGGTTTTAGAAAAGATTCATCGTTTTTTAAGGCTTGCCAAGTTAAACCATCTCGGCTGTAAGCCAAATGCAAACCATCTTGTCCGTTGTTTTTAAAGTAGGAGAATAAATAAACCGTATTCTTTTCTTGCGCTTGAATAGCCAATGAAAGAAGAAGCATCGATAAAATAAGAATCCTTTTCATATGCTTAATCAAGATGAAAAACCTGTTTTAAAGGAATACTTACCGGAGAATTATCCGGATTGGTTTCCATAATATCTGCCATGTAAGCCCACCATTTTTGTACTATTGCAGTTGAGCCTAAATCTTGCGATGATGAACCCGATTGTTGTTGTACAGCAAATAGCGTATTAGTGGCTTCTTCTAAAAATATCGAGTAATCACTTATCCCGTTATCTTTTAAAAGCTGGGCTAATTCTGGCCAAATCTCATCATGTCTTTTCTTATACTCGGCTTCGCAGCCAGGTTTTAATTTCATTGCAAATGCTATTTTCATATGATTTAGCTAAGCTTAATTTTTATTGAATAACTACCTCAAAAGCGCCACTGGCTTCTAGCATAACATAGTTTTTGCTGTTATCGTACTTCCAGCTGCTTAGTGGTAATTCTTGATTATTGACTTTAACTGATGTTGGTTTTTGTTTAAAACCATAAACCTGTAATTGAAATTGCTGAGCTATTGGCTGATAATCGCCTACAGGCTTAGCTACAATAATTTTTACAGCATCTTTTAACTCTTCTGAAGTGATTTTGGTTGTAGCAAATTTTCCTTTTTGATAGTCTAAAGTTTTACCATCATCCTCATACAAATTAAATTCTGATTTCCCTGAGGGATAAACCGCTAGCGTGATATTTTTAACAGCTTGCTCATCGGTATATTTCATATCTTGTTGCATAGGGATAATACCTCCACCTCTTACAAAAAGCGGGATGGTATCTAAAGGAGCAACTACATGTATGTACTGAGAACCAGAAATTTTCTTACCTGTCCAGTAGTTATACCAATTGCCTTTCGGCAGATATAAAGAGCGTGTTTTGGCAGCTTTAACAGTTACCGGGCAAACCATTAAATTATCCCCAAGAAGATATTGGTCATCTATGTTATAAGTATTTACATCATCCTGATGGTTTAATACCAAAGCTCTCATCATAGGAATACCCGTTTGATGATTTTGATACATACTTGCATACAGATACGGCAATAAACGATAACGTAACTTATCGTAATTTCTAAAATTACGAAGTGCGTCTTCGCCATAGTTCCAAGGTTCTTTATAACCCGGATGATCCATACCAAAAACTAAAGCAACCGGACTTAACATCCCAAATTGTACCCATCTGATATACAATTCTGGATCTGCAGGGTGCTCAAAACCACCCATGCAATGTGCCCAATTACTCACTCCGGATAAACCGATATTTAAACCTGCTTTAATAACCGGAGCAAAATATTGCCACTCGCTAGGCCAATCTCCAGCAAAAATAAATGGATAGCGCTGTATGCCTGCATAACCTTCGCGGGTTTGGTTTAAACCTCTTATTTTGTTTAGCTCTTGAAACTTCTCGTAAGGTGCTTTTGCATAAGCTATTGGAAAAATATTATGTAAGCGTTCTGCTTCTTGCCCTGTTGGGCCAACTTTATCACTTTCGTTTGCTTTATGACCAAAGGCACTTCCTTCGTCTGTTTTAAGAAACATGGCACCTTGTTTTGCTACACGCATCACGCCGTTTTCCCACCACCAGTCGACAGCTTTTTCATCAAAAAAGTTTACAAATTCGCCGGGCTTACCATCTTCTGGATAGGTAAAACCTTTTTTACGGGCTTGGTCTAAAAGGTTTAGTTTTTTAGCATTATCAAAACGCGGACGAAGGTGTAAACCCACCATTTTATAATCCATCGCATAAATACTATCAAACATAGCTTTAGGATTCTTGAAGGTCTCTCTCCACTCGAAAGTAGTAGCACCTTTACCCCCATTTTCGCCAAATAAACGCCAAGTAGAATCTAGCCAAATGATATCAGCAGGAATATTTTGCTGACGAAGTTTTTGCGCCAAAGCAATTACATACTGGGTGCTGGTCATTTCTTCATGCCCCAAGTACCACCGCTA
This genomic window contains:
- a CDS encoding glycoside hydrolase family 43 protein; this encodes MKRILILSMLLLSLAIQAQEKNTVYLFSYFKNNGQDGLHLAYSRDGLTWQALKNDESFLKPEVSKDKLMRDPCIIRGADGKFHMVWTVSWTDKTIGYASSTDLIYWSPQIAIPVMAHEEGARNCWAPEITYDAKKKQYMIYWATTIKGKFLETASEKESGYNHRMYYTLTKDFKTFSPTRLLYEPGFNVIDASIVKDGKRYVMFLKDETREPVQKNLKIAYSKKINGPYSAASKPFTGNYWAEGPTAFKHQGNWIVYFDKYTLKQYGALSSRDLENWEDISAKISLPKGIRHGSILNITEEELQKLIHVKMVE
- a CDS encoding glycoside hydrolase family 31 protein, translating into MGHEEMTSTQYVIALAQKLRQQNIPADIIWLDSTWRLFGENGGKGATTFEWRETFKNPKAMFDSIYAMDYKMVGLHLRPRFDNAKKLNLLDQARKKGFTYPEDGKPGEFVNFFDEKAVDWWWENGVMRVAKQGAMFLKTDEGSAFGHKANESDKVGPTGQEAERLHNIFPIAYAKAPYEKFQELNKIRGLNQTREGYAGIQRYPFIFAGDWPSEWQYFAPVIKAGLNIGLSGVSNWAHCMGGFEHPADPELYIRWVQFGMLSPVALVFGMDHPGYKEPWNYGEDALRNFRNYDKLRYRLLPYLYASMYQNHQTGIPMMRALVLNHQDDVNTYNIDDQYLLGDNLMVCPVTVKAAKTRSLYLPKGNWYNYWTGKKISGSQYIHVVAPLDTIPLFVRGGGIIPMQQDMKYTDEQAVKNITLAVYPSGKSEFNLYEDDGKTLDYQKGKFATTKITSEELKDAVKIIVAKPVGDYQPIAQQFQLQVYGFKQKPTSVKVNNQELPLSSWKYDNSKNYVMLEASGAFEVVIQ
- the rhaM gene encoding L-rhamnose mutarotase, whose protein sequence is MKIAFAMKLKPGCEAEYKKRHDEIWPELAQLLKDNGISDYSIFLEEATNTLFAVQQQSGSSSQDLGSTAIVQKWWAYMADIMETNPDNSPVSIPLKQVFHLD